The following coding sequences are from one Salinicoccus sp. Bachu38 window:
- the nadE gene encoding ammonia-dependent NAD(+) synthetase: MRTLQKEIVEQFNVKPEIDPGTEVREIIDFMKDYVKNYTFIKSFVLGISGGQDSTLLGKLAQMAVDELNEEVEGGGYEFHALRLPYGKQNDEQDAIDAIEYIQPTASATIDIRPNVERSIASLKEAGYELTDFLEGNEKARERMKAQYAVAATTNGVVLGTDHPAEAITGFYTKFGDGAADLVPLFGLNKRQGKMLLEYLEAPEYLANKIPTADLEDDKPMLSDEEALGVSYKAIDDFLEGREVSDEDYETIVGWYKKTQHKRDLPYHRYNKPAYGEKQED, from the coding sequence ATGAGAACGTTACAGAAAGAAATTGTCGAACAGTTCAACGTAAAGCCGGAAATCGACCCTGGAACTGAAGTGAGGGAAATCATCGATTTCATGAAGGACTATGTAAAGAACTATACATTCATCAAATCGTTCGTCCTTGGCATCTCGGGCGGCCAGGATTCGACCCTGCTCGGAAAACTTGCCCAGATGGCAGTCGATGAACTGAATGAGGAAGTCGAAGGGGGCGGCTACGAGTTCCATGCGCTCCGTCTGCCGTACGGCAAGCAGAACGATGAACAGGATGCCATCGATGCAATTGAATACATCCAGCCGACAGCCTCCGCCACCATCGACATCCGCCCGAATGTGGAGCGCAGCATCGCTTCTCTGAAGGAAGCCGGATACGAGCTGACGGACTTCCTCGAGGGCAACGAAAAGGCGCGTGAACGGATGAAGGCCCAGTATGCAGTGGCTGCGACAACCAATGGGGTTGTGCTCGGGACGGACCACCCGGCCGAAGCCATCACAGGCTTCTATACGAAATTCGGTGACGGTGCAGCCGACCTTGTCCCGCTGTTCGGCCTGAACAAACGCCAGGGCAAGATGCTTCTGGAATACCTCGAGGCACCGGAGTACCTTGCCAACAAGATACCGACAGCCGACCTTGAGGATGACAAGCCGATGCTCAGCGACGAAGAGGCGCTTGGTGTCAGCTATAAGGCAATCGACGATTTCCTGGAGGGCAGGGAAGTGTCGGATGAGGACTACGAAACCATCGTCGGATGGTACAAGAAGACCCAGCATAAGCGGGATCTTCCTTACCACCGCTACAACAAGCCTGCATACGGAGAAAAGCAGGAGGACTAG
- a CDS encoding nicotinate phosphoribosyltransferase, whose translation MYQFEDDSFMLHTDLYQINMGKTYLEQGLENRTAVFDLYFRSMPFGNGYAVFAGLERIIDFLKNLRFTESDLEYLGSIGYEEDFLAYLKDLRFTGKVRAIQEGELVFANMPLVQVEAPIIEAQLVETALLNIVNFQTLIATKASRIRQLVPDSILMEFGTRRAHEFDAALWGARAAIIGGFDGTSNVRAAKLFGLNASGTHAHAMVQAYGDDYDAFRAYADSHEDCVFLVDTFDTLKSGVPNAIKVAKEYGDRINFIGIRLDSGDIAYLSKEARKMLDDAGFHDAKIIVSNDLDEVTILSLLSQGAKVDSWGIGTKLITAYDQPALGAVYKLVAIENDEGELENRIKISGNPEKVTTPGKKNIHRIINKNTGMSEGEYITHFGEEIKGDEPLLMFHPIHTMKRKLIRSYRAVELMKDIFIDGECVYESESIDTIKRRHEERLGLLWEEYKRFLNPEEYPVDLSKELWQIKQDLIEESSNKTLE comes from the coding sequence ATGTATCAATTTGAAGATGACAGTTTTATGCTGCACACCGATTTGTATCAGATCAATATGGGTAAAACCTATCTGGAGCAGGGCCTGGAGAACCGGACCGCCGTGTTCGACCTTTATTTCAGAAGCATGCCGTTCGGCAATGGATATGCAGTTTTTGCAGGGCTTGAGCGCATCATCGATTTTCTGAAGAACCTGAGGTTCACGGAATCGGATCTTGAGTATTTGGGGTCGATCGGCTATGAGGAGGACTTTCTTGCATATCTGAAGGACTTGCGCTTCACCGGGAAAGTGCGCGCCATCCAGGAAGGGGAACTCGTCTTCGCCAACATGCCGCTCGTCCAGGTGGAGGCGCCGATCATCGAAGCCCAGCTCGTGGAGACGGCACTCCTCAATATCGTCAATTTTCAGACGCTGATCGCGACGAAGGCGAGCCGCATCCGCCAGCTTGTGCCGGACAGCATACTGATGGAGTTCGGGACGCGCCGGGCCCATGAGTTCGATGCTGCACTGTGGGGCGCCCGCGCTGCAATCATCGGGGGGTTCGACGGCACAAGCAATGTAAGGGCGGCCAAGCTGTTCGGTTTGAATGCCAGCGGTACACACGCCCACGCCATGGTCCAGGCATATGGCGACGATTACGATGCTTTCAGGGCCTATGCCGATTCCCATGAGGACTGCGTCTTCCTCGTCGATACTTTTGATACATTGAAATCCGGCGTGCCGAATGCAATCAAAGTGGCCAAAGAGTATGGCGACAGGATCAACTTCATCGGCATCCGGCTCGATTCCGGGGATATCGCCTACCTGTCCAAAGAGGCGAGGAAGATGCTGGATGATGCCGGGTTCCATGATGCGAAGATCATCGTATCCAACGACCTGGACGAAGTGACGATCCTGTCCCTCCTGTCGCAGGGGGCGAAGGTGGACAGCTGGGGCATCGGCACCAAACTGATTACAGCATACGACCAGCCGGCGCTCGGCGCAGTCTATAAGCTTGTGGCCATCGAAAATGACGAAGGGGAGCTTGAGAACAGGATAAAAATTTCAGGCAATCCGGAAAAAGTGACGACACCGGGCAAAAAGAACATCCACCGGATCATCAACAAAAATACAGGGATGTCGGAAGGTGAATACATTACGCATTTTGGGGAAGAGATAAAGGGAGATGAGCCCTTGCTCATGTTCCACCCCATCCATACGATGAAAAGGAAGCTCATCCGCTCCTACAGGGCAGTGGAGCTGATGAAGGACATCTTCATTGACGGGGAGTGCGTGTATGAATCGGAAAGCATAGACACGATAAAACGGCGTCATGAAGAACGTCTCGGTCTGCTATGGGAAGAGTACAAGCGGTTCCTCAATCCGGAGGAGTATCCGGTCGACCTCTCAAAGGAGCTATGGCAGATCAAGCAGGACCTCATCGAGGAATCAAGTAATAAAACATTGGAGTGA
- a CDS encoding MFS transporter, which yields MKFASFRARFIILSLIVCISGFSQGMLLPLISFILENREVHATLNGLHASGLYIGVLVSALFIEAPLRKYGFRPMIIAGGIIVGISMLLFPVLESIWIWFLLRLLVGVGDNVLHFSTQTWLTQSTPQHKLGRVIAFYGLFFSFGFMIGPKISELVTIWEPLPFVVSGILTMMGWPLIFLLRGAENAMPIDSGVPVTIFNTFRNFRAVLATSWIAFLFPMLFGIFESSLNSNFPVFAVRNGFALSDITWILPAFSFGAILLQVPIGALGDRVGRSRLITILLVLGAVTFLFMELYSSSFAMLVLLFILAGVFVGSMYSLGISYMTDITPKSNLPAGNLMAGIMFSLGSIIGPVIGGYVITVTGGDYYFTFFTLAIAIITTLNISFIYRRRDMA from the coding sequence ATGAAATTTGCAAGTTTCAGGGCGCGCTTCATCATCCTGTCCCTGATCGTCTGCATATCCGGCTTTTCACAGGGGATGCTCCTCCCGCTGATCTCCTTCATCCTGGAGAATCGGGAAGTGCATGCCACACTCAATGGACTGCATGCTTCAGGCCTCTACATAGGCGTACTCGTGTCCGCCCTCTTCATCGAAGCACCACTCAGGAAATACGGCTTCAGGCCCATGATCATCGCTGGAGGCATCATCGTCGGAATTTCCATGCTGCTGTTTCCGGTGCTTGAGTCGATATGGATATGGTTCCTGCTCCGCCTTCTTGTCGGAGTCGGCGACAATGTGCTCCACTTCAGCACCCAGACATGGCTGACACAGAGCACTCCGCAGCATAAGCTCGGCCGCGTCATCGCCTTCTACGGCCTGTTCTTCTCATTCGGCTTCATGATCGGGCCCAAAATCAGTGAGCTTGTGACCATCTGGGAACCGCTGCCGTTCGTCGTCTCCGGCATACTCACCATGATGGGGTGGCCCCTCATCTTTCTGCTTAGGGGCGCTGAAAATGCAATGCCGATCGATTCGGGCGTCCCCGTCACCATCTTCAACACCTTTAGAAATTTCCGGGCTGTGCTCGCAACGAGCTGGATTGCATTCCTGTTCCCGATGCTGTTCGGCATCTTCGAATCGTCGCTCAACAGCAACTTCCCCGTCTTCGCAGTCAGAAACGGGTTCGCCCTTTCCGACATCACCTGGATCCTGCCGGCCTTCAGCTTCGGCGCCATCCTCCTGCAGGTGCCGATCGGTGCACTCGGGGACCGTGTCGGCCGCAGCCGGCTCATCACCATACTGCTTGTGCTCGGGGCTGTGACGTTCCTGTTCATGGAACTCTACAGCAGCTCATTTGCCATGCTGGTGCTGCTGTTCATACTGGCCGGCGTCTTCGTCGGCTCCATGTACTCCCTAGGCATCAGCTATATGACGGACATTACACCGAAATCGAACCTCCCGGCCGGCAATCTGATGGCAGGCATCATGTTCAGCCTCGGCAGCATCATCGGGCCGGTCATCGGCGGATATGTCATCACCGTGACGGGCGGGGACTACTACTTCACTTTTTTCACCCTCGCCATCGCCATCATCACCACGCTGAATATTTCATTTATATATAGGAGGCGGGATATGGCATAA
- a CDS encoding cysteine hydrolase family protein, with protein sequence MNNALLVIDYSYDFAAPDGRLTAGDAAQEIEPAIVDRIRTAHEAGQPIFFMMDLHFEQDALHPEAELFPPHNIEGTKGRALYGKVHDIYTEIREAPHVFFIDKRRYSAFAGTPLNQLLQERNIDTVTLTGLVTDICIMHTAVDAYNNGYGIIVPASCVASFNEVAHENALEHFKNALGATVES encoded by the coding sequence ATGAATAATGCACTGCTGGTAATCGACTATTCCTACGATTTTGCAGCACCCGACGGCAGGCTGACCGCCGGAGATGCCGCCCAGGAGATCGAACCGGCCATCGTCGACAGGATCCGCACCGCCCATGAAGCCGGCCAGCCGATATTCTTCATGATGGATCTTCATTTTGAACAGGATGCGCTGCATCCGGAAGCGGAGCTGTTCCCGCCGCACAACATCGAAGGCACCAAGGGCCGCGCGCTCTACGGCAAGGTCCATGATATCTACACGGAGATCAGGGAGGCGCCGCATGTCTTCTTCATCGACAAGCGCCGCTACAGCGCGTTCGCCGGCACACCACTCAACCAGCTGCTCCAGGAGCGGAACATCGATACGGTGACGCTGACCGGCCTTGTAACCGATATCTGCATCATGCACACTGCGGTGGATGCCTACAACAATGGCTATGGCATCATCGTCCCCGCCTCCTGCGTCGCCTCGTTCAACGAAGTGGCACATGAGAACGCACTCGAGCATTTCAAAAATGCACTCGGCGCCACCGTAGAATCATAG
- a CDS encoding manganese-dependent inorganic pyrophosphatase: MSQTKIFGHQNPDTDTITSALVTADIEQQLGNDAVARRLGGINPETQYALDHFGVEAPALLESLEDDAPVILVDHNEFQQSAEDIEKANILKVFDHHRISNFRTESPLYYRAEPVGCTATILKKIYAENDLGISKEMAGLMLSAIISDTLLFKSPTTTEEDKKAAEALKEIAKIDLEEYGIGMLKAGASTSDKSAEALITGDAKTFEMGERTTRIAQVNVVDVDEVFDRRDELEAAINEQIDKDGYDLFVLVVTDILNSNSRILALGTHAKSIEKAFDVALDENSAVLEGVVSRKKQVVPQITKALS; this comes from the coding sequence ATGAGTCAGACAAAAATTTTCGGACACCAGAACCCGGATACCGATACCATCACTTCCGCACTCGTTACAGCGGACATTGAACAGCAGCTCGGCAATGATGCTGTCGCCCGCCGCCTCGGTGGGATCAATCCTGAAACGCAGTATGCACTCGACCATTTCGGTGTCGAAGCCCCTGCACTGCTTGAATCGCTCGAGGACGATGCACCCGTCATCCTGGTGGACCATAATGAGTTCCAGCAGTCTGCAGAGGATATCGAGAAGGCCAATATACTGAAAGTGTTCGACCATCACCGTATATCCAACTTCCGTACAGAATCACCGCTCTACTATCGTGCAGAGCCTGTGGGATGTACGGCGACGATTCTGAAGAAGATATATGCGGAAAATGACCTCGGCATTTCCAAGGAGATGGCAGGACTCATGCTTTCTGCAATCATTTCGGACACGCTGCTGTTCAAATCGCCGACAACGACCGAAGAGGACAAAAAAGCCGCCGAAGCACTCAAGGAGATTGCAAAGATCGACCTGGAGGAATATGGCATCGGAATGCTCAAAGCAGGGGCATCCACGAGCGACAAGTCTGCTGAAGCACTCATCACCGGAGACGCAAAAACGTTCGAGATGGGAGAGCGGACGACACGCATCGCCCAGGTCAATGTCGTCGATGTCGACGAAGTTTTCGACAGGAGGGACGAACTGGAAGCCGCCATCAATGAACAGATCGACAAGGATGGCTACGACCTTTTCGTACTTGTCGTCACGGACATCCTGAATTCCAATTCCAGAATCCTCGCACTCGGCACGCATGCAAAATCCATAGAAAAAGCGTTCGATGTTGCCCTGGATGAGAATTCAGCTGTTCTGGAAGGCGTCGTATCACGCAAGAAGCAGGTAGTACCACAGATTACAAAAGCATTGTCATAA
- a CDS encoding GNAT family N-acetyltransferase, which produces MLKKEDGRLYLEEGHAVIAELIYNDHEEYYDVTSTYTEPSHRNRGLAKDLVDEIVEMAREDGKKVQPTCPYVAYAIRDSQYDDIKIK; this is translated from the coding sequence ATGCTGAAAAAAGAAGATGGCAGACTTTATCTGGAAGAGGGACACGCAGTCATTGCGGAGCTCATCTATAATGATCATGAAGAATATTATGATGTGACCAGCACATATACGGAACCCAGCCACCGCAACAGGGGTCTGGCAAAGGACCTGGTGGATGAAATTGTCGAAATGGCACGTGAGGACGGCAAGAAGGTCCAACCGACCTGCCCTTATGTAGCATACGCCATCCGCGATTCGCAATATGACGATATAAAAATAAAATAA
- a CDS encoding alpha-amylase — protein sequence MNRKGIWIVLVLILIAIGLLFLPLADRTSGSERVIVDHTLGEIVHPGCFDQAELTNYIDEVSFSRATEELDYRIEDECSKERLEEGKESVISKIFS from the coding sequence ATGAACAGAAAAGGCATATGGATTGTCCTGGTTCTGATACTGATTGCGATAGGTTTGCTGTTTCTGCCCCTGGCGGATCGGACGAGTGGTTCCGAGCGGGTGATCGTCGATCATACGCTCGGGGAGATTGTCCACCCCGGATGCTTCGACCAGGCGGAGCTGACGAACTATATCGATGAAGTATCCTTTTCCAGGGCAACGGAAGAACTGGACTATCGTATCGAGGATGAATGTTCAAAGGAACGTCTTGAAGAAGGGAAAGAGAGTGTAATAAGTAAAATATTTAGTTGA
- a CDS encoding lactonase family protein: MIGYVGTYTKEHGKGIYKFDLDTEAGKLTAIEEAAESPNATYLDIENDRIYAIKKGKTKAGIATFEISDMDTGELRFIEDCLEEGASGCHLTLTSDQNHIVDAVYLSGEIRLYRVDERGVASERLDVFQVEGDGPHERQDNPHSHFVTETPDRRYIAAVDLGADKIVTLEIKDDKLAKVAECRVAAGSGPRHLVFDDSGTYAYIFTELSNEVIVANYHDGEFFPVETYSALPESFDGHSQGAAIRKHPNGRYIYVSNRGHDSIAVFEIMEEGKALKRLQIESTNGDWPRDFNLTPDGDYLICAHERSHNLVLFKVNEDGTIERQEGELEAPEGVFVGFL, translated from the coding sequence ATGATCGGTTATGTCGGCACTTATACCAAAGAGCATGGCAAAGGAATATACAAGTTCGATCTGGATACGGAGGCAGGAAAACTGACTGCTATAGAAGAGGCGGCGGAATCTCCGAATGCAACCTATCTGGATATCGAAAACGATCGCATATATGCAATAAAGAAAGGTAAGACGAAGGCGGGCATCGCCACATTCGAAATCAGCGACATGGATACGGGAGAGCTGCGCTTCATCGAGGACTGTCTGGAGGAAGGTGCTTCAGGATGCCACCTGACGCTCACTTCAGACCAGAATCATATAGTGGATGCGGTCTATCTATCCGGAGAAATCAGGCTGTATCGCGTGGATGAGCGCGGCGTGGCGTCAGAGCGGCTGGATGTCTTCCAGGTGGAAGGGGACGGGCCCCATGAACGCCAGGATAACCCGCATTCCCATTTCGTCACCGAAACACCGGACCGGAGATATATCGCAGCAGTGGACCTCGGAGCGGACAAGATTGTGACGCTTGAAATCAAAGACGACAAACTGGCGAAGGTGGCGGAATGCAGAGTGGCGGCAGGCAGCGGCCCAAGGCATCTCGTATTCGATGACAGCGGCACCTATGCATACATTTTCACCGAGCTTTCAAATGAGGTGATCGTCGCGAACTATCACGATGGCGAATTCTTCCCGGTTGAAACGTATTCCGCACTTCCGGAATCATTCGATGGCCATTCCCAGGGAGCTGCCATCCGCAAGCATCCGAATGGAAGATATATCTATGTATCCAATCGCGGACACGACAGTATCGCCGTGTTTGAAATCATGGAGGAAGGCAAGGCGCTGAAACGCCTCCAGATCGAGTCCACCAACGGAGACTGGCCGAGGGACTTCAATCTCACGCCGGACGGGGACTATCTGATATGTGCCCATGAACGCTCCCATAATCTCGTACTGTTCAAGGTGAATGAAGATGGCACCATCGAACGGCAGGAAGGCGAACTGGAAGCACCGGAAGGCGTCTTCGTCGGATTCCTCTAA
- a CDS encoding YolD-like family protein, whose product MQVDYRDMPMDELDSNIPQGRGMIKWAPFATMPEQFERVAEMVEDQTRIERPVLSDDRLDEMNHVLKKALHDKRSVKVEYYYDGFRFQVDLRLIQVDTWSMVLIGHHPDDDTEMTFISFIDILNIVLL is encoded by the coding sequence ATGCAGGTGGACTACCGGGATATGCCAATGGACGAACTCGACTCCAATATTCCACAGGGACGCGGAATGATCAAATGGGCCCCATTCGCCACCATGCCCGAACAGTTCGAAAGGGTGGCAGAGATGGTGGAGGATCAGACCAGGATCGAGCGGCCGGTCCTGTCCGATGACCGTCTGGACGAAATGAACCACGTCCTTAAAAAGGCGCTGCATGACAAAAGATCTGTAAAAGTGGAATACTACTATGACGGATTCCGGTTCCAGGTCGACCTCAGGCTCATTCAGGTCGATACGTGGAGCATGGTGCTGATCGGTCATCATCCGGATGATGACACGGAAATGACCTTCATCTCGTTCATCGACATTCTGAATATCGTCTTGCTGTAG
- a CDS encoding bifunctional 5,10-methylenetetrahydrofolate dehydrogenase/5,10-methenyltetrahydrofolate cyclohydrolase, translating into MTTIMDGKAVAAHLSEGIRDALEESHKHGIKPKVAFVRVGDLSDSISYERAAMKRFEKLSIDTEQFHFPEDVSARAFLTKFREINEDYSINGILLLQPLPKHIDMKRVVELMNPMKDIDGMTPFNLGQVLTDEKNRLEPCTPAGVMEMLDFYDIDLKGKNVTIVGASAVVGKPLSLLFMNRDATVTTCNLYTDDLVAKCREADVIVSAAGAINLIGDEHVKEGAIVVDVGINFNDEGKMVGDVDYEAVKDKASYITPVPGGVGAITTTVLAYHLMMATDYQKEPVLFLER; encoded by the coding sequence ATGACAACGATTATGGACGGCAAGGCAGTTGCGGCACATTTATCTGAAGGGATCCGGGATGCGCTTGAGGAATCACACAAGCATGGCATCAAACCGAAAGTCGCTTTTGTGAGGGTAGGCGATCTGTCGGATTCCATCTCCTATGAGCGGGCGGCAATGAAACGTTTCGAGAAACTGTCCATCGATACGGAACAGTTCCATTTTCCGGAAGATGTTTCAGCCAGGGCATTTCTGACGAAATTCCGGGAGATCAATGAGGACTATTCGATAAACGGCATTCTTCTGCTGCAGCCGCTTCCCAAGCACATAGATATGAAGCGGGTGGTGGAGCTGATGAACCCGATGAAGGACATTGATGGAATGACGCCTTTCAATCTCGGGCAGGTCCTGACCGATGAAAAGAACCGGCTTGAACCGTGTACGCCGGCAGGTGTGATGGAGATGCTCGATTTCTATGACATAGATCTGAAAGGGAAAAACGTCACCATCGTCGGGGCAAGTGCCGTAGTCGGCAAGCCGCTGTCACTGCTTTTCATGAACCGTGATGCGACGGTGACGACATGCAACCTGTATACGGATGATCTGGTTGCCAAATGCCGGGAGGCAGATGTCATCGTCAGCGCGGCCGGTGCAATCAACCTGATCGGGGACGAGCATGTGAAGGAAGGGGCAATCGTTGTCGATGTCGGCATCAACTTCAACGATGAAGGGAAGATGGTCGGGGATGTCGATTACGAAGCGGTGAAGGACAAGGCCTCCTATATCACTCCCGTGCCGGGGGGCGTCGGGGCGATTACGACGACAGTGCTTGCCTATCATCTGATGATGGCAACCGATTACCAGAAGGAACCGGTCCTCTTCCTGGAACGCTAA
- the rpmG gene encoding 50S ribosomal protein L33 yields the protein MRVNVTLACTDCGDRNYITTKNKRNNPERIEMKKYCPRSNSYTIHRETK from the coding sequence ATGAGAGTAAATGTAACTTTGGCTTGCACTGATTGTGGAGATCGTAACTATATTACGACTAAAAACAAAAGAAACAATCCTGAGCGTATTGAAATGAAAAAATACTGCCCAAGATCCAATAGCTATACAATCCACCGTGAAACCAAGTAA
- a CDS encoding metal ABC transporter solute-binding protein, Zn/Mn family: MKRYLFPGLVIVFAMILGACGTSTTESNETDSDSLTVYTTVFPLKSFAEQIGGDAVTVETIYPNGADIHTYEPTQKDMLEYAEGDLFIYTTDALDPVSEKIRGAVEEHTVFFSAADGISEEAFEHDHEHEHEGEEGHDGEHGHEHGTDPHIWLDPQLSVEMAEAVRNQLVEMDPDNESAYTENFEALEEELMAIHTELEALTEDPVRDTVYISHESIGYLADRYHFEQVGISGLNNQEPSQQELTQIIEDIQAQEIPYILYEQNITSKVTDTIREETDTEPLEFHNLSVLNDEDDPEATYQSIMQDNIEVLDRALNE; the protein is encoded by the coding sequence ATGAAAAGATATCTATTCCCGGGATTAGTGATCGTTTTTGCGATGATTCTCGGAGCATGCGGCACATCAACTACGGAATCCAATGAAACAGACAGCGATTCCCTCACAGTCTATACGACCGTCTTCCCATTGAAGAGCTTTGCCGAACAGATTGGCGGAGATGCGGTCACAGTCGAGACCATCTATCCGAATGGCGCCGACATCCATACTTATGAACCGACGCAGAAGGACATGCTCGAATATGCAGAAGGCGATCTTTTCATCTATACGACCGACGCACTCGATCCGGTCTCGGAAAAGATCAGAGGCGCAGTTGAAGAACACACTGTATTCTTTTCCGCTGCCGACGGCATCTCCGAGGAAGCATTCGAACATGATCATGAGCACGAGCATGAAGGTGAAGAAGGACACGACGGTGAGCATGGGCACGAACATGGTACAGACCCCCACATCTGGCTCGATCCTCAGCTCTCTGTCGAAATGGCGGAAGCCGTCAGGAATCAGCTTGTGGAAATGGACCCGGACAACGAATCAGCCTACACCGAAAATTTTGAAGCACTGGAAGAGGAACTGATGGCAATCCACACGGAGCTCGAGGCCCTTACAGAAGATCCTGTCCGCGATACCGTCTATATCTCCCATGAATCCATCGGCTACCTTGCCGACAGGTACCATTTCGAACAGGTCGGCATATCCGGACTGAACAACCAGGAGCCTTCCCAGCAGGAGCTGACACAGATCATCGAGGATATACAAGCGCAGGAAATACCATATATCCTATATGAACAGAACATCACTTCAAAAGTTACAGACACGATACGTGAAGAGACCGACACCGAACCACTCGAGTTCCACAACCTGTCGGTATTGAATGATGAAGACGATCCGGAAGCTACCTACCAGTCCATCATGCAGGATAATATCGAAGTATTGGATCGTGCGCTGAACGAATAG
- a CDS encoding secondary thiamine-phosphate synthase enzyme YjbQ: MLFTFTVTSKVREEYINIDSLVEEALGKSGVKEGIMTIFTPHTTAGITINENADPDVTRDLVYGMNMTFDNKKEYRHAEGNSDSHMKSSLTGASETLIIEGGQVIYGTWQSTYFAEFDGPRDRKVHIKVIEG, from the coding sequence ATGCTATTTACATTTACTGTAACATCCAAGGTAAGAGAAGAGTATATTAATATCGATTCGCTTGTCGAAGAAGCACTCGGGAAGAGCGGAGTGAAGGAAGGCATCATGACAATTTTCACCCCGCATACGACAGCAGGCATCACCATCAATGAAAATGCCGATCCCGATGTGACACGTGATCTGGTCTATGGAATGAATATGACATTCGACAATAAAAAGGAGTACAGGCACGCAGAGGGCAATTCGGATTCGCACATGAAATCCTCGTTGACGGGTGCCAGCGAAACATTGATCATAGAAGGCGGCCAGGTCATCTATGGCACATGGCAGAGCACCTATTTCGCGGAGTTCGACGGACCGAGGGACCGGAAGGTGCATATCAAAGTGATTGAAGGTTAG
- a CDS encoding DUF2188 domain-containing protein, with translation MPYTMNDYPDSLKNMEKLERKKAIDIINALLEEGYDEGRAIPIGTDQAKEWYQDASQKELDELKNEKVTDHEDDPGKQGGKIADNDVEVFFEDDEWKVQTKGAKRPSNTYDNKNDATRRAKEIAENRGAEAIIHNKNE, from the coding sequence ATGCCTTATACAATGAACGACTATCCGGATTCTTTGAAGAACATGGAGAAGCTGGAGCGTAAAAAGGCGATTGACATCATCAATGCCCTGCTCGAGGAGGGCTATGACGAAGGACGTGCCATTCCGATTGGTACCGATCAGGCGAAGGAATGGTATCAGGATGCCTCCCAGAAAGAATTGGATGAACTCAAGAATGAAAAAGTCACAGATCATGAAGATGATCCGGGCAAGCAGGGCGGCAAGATTGCCGACAACGACGTGGAAGTCTTCTTTGAGGATGATGAATGGAAAGTCCAGACCAAAGGGGCAAAGCGTCCGAGCAACACGTATGACAACAAGAACGACGCCACCAGACGGGCGAAGGAGATTGCCGAAAACCGCGGTGCTGAAGCCATCATCCATAATAAAAATGAATAG